From the Argopecten irradians isolate NY chromosome 13, Ai_NY, whole genome shotgun sequence genome, one window contains:
- the LOC138305709 gene encoding uncharacterized protein, whose product MAANTVDSNDSTGSECDLSMSFNESDCDTDYTQEDGIQPYQFEPIIESNASDSESDAENDPDEDRLGNTDWCRCRRCHIMTTLSECVCCDELMRVQETRDEIDGIACITEHPGFRTVCLDVFVLRTAYEGYKQYHNGNIPESPK is encoded by the exons ATGGCGGCTAACACAGTAGATAGTAATGATAGTACCGGGTCAGAGTGCGATTTAAGCATGAGTTTCAATGAGTCTGACTGTGACACAGATTATACTCAGGAAGATGGAATCCAGCCGTATCAGTTTGAGCCAATTATTGAGTCAAACGCGAGCGATAGCGAGAGTGACgctgaaaatgatcctgacgaAGACCGCTTGGGCAATACGGACTG GTGTCGATGCCGGAGATGCCACATTATGACCACTCTGTCTGAATGTGTGTGTTGTGACGAGTTGATGAGAGTACAAGAAACAAGGGACGAGATAGATGGAATCGCTTGTATAACTGAACACCCAGGATTCCGTACAGTATGTCTGGACGTGTTTGTACTACGGACCGCGTACGAGGGTTACAAGCAGTACCACAATGGAAATATACCAGAAAGTCCAAAGTAA